From Medicago truncatula cultivar Jemalong A17 chromosome 7, MtrunA17r5.0-ANR, whole genome shotgun sequence, a single genomic window includes:
- the LOC25497461 gene encoding receptor-like protein 6 has protein sequence MSLMLFLKFLFLYSLFFSTFTCFPLVQPKCHQDESHALLQFKEGFVIRKFASHNSLSYPKISSWNSTINCCSWDGIRCDQNTNHVVSIDLSSSMLYGKIHANNSLFRLVHLRVLDLADNDFKYSRIPSRIGELSQIKYLNLSRTKLFGEIPPQVSKLSNLLSLDLGNNFAEPISGGETGLLQLELSSLRSIIQNLTKLEILYLSYVTISSTLPNTLSNLTSLKVLSLYNCELYGEFPVGIFHLPKLRYLDLRDNQNLKGRLPEFQPNALTQIGLDSTSFYGTIPASIGKVGSLKVLSISNCNFFGPIPSSLGNLTQLTFIKLGYNKFRGDPSASLTNLTELSYLCLGFNEFTMKEISWIGKVSSITYLDLSEVNIGSDIPLSFANLIHLQYLRAENSNLRGEIPSWIMNLTDLAYLNLEHNSLHGEIPKSFFRLENLESISLSTNFLHGKLEFDMFLKFKKLIFLNLSFNKLSLLGGKSSSNVTDSRIHVLQLASCNLVEIPTFIRDLSDLGCIILSNNSITSLPSWLWRKTSLQSLTVSHGSLTGEISLSICNLKSLMHLDLSFNNLSGNVPSCLGNFSHSLEILMLKGNKLSGLIPQTYMTQNSLQMIDLSNNNLQGQLPRALVNCRRLEFFDVSHNNIKDLFPFWLGTIPELKVLALRGNEFHGPIKCPRIGNMTCSFSKLHIIDLSFNKFSGSLPLEMIQSWKSMKASNTSQLQYEQWRLFFRTQQKGQSWTETNTYSFTMSNKGLVMVYERLQEFYKMIAIDISSNQISGEIPRAIGELKGLVLLNLSNNILTGNIPSSLGKLSNLEALDLSFNNLSGKIPQQLTHLTFLEFLNVSFNNLSGPIPQNQQFSTFQDNSFEGNQGLCGDQLSKKCIDDHAGLSFSPPSASDSYHDDSESLFEFDWKVSLIGYVGGLVAGVALGITFSPQVLGWINRIF, from the coding sequence ATGTCTCTTATGTTATTCTTAaagtttcttttcctttattctttGTTCTTTTCCACATTTACATGTTTTCCTTTAGTTCAGCCAAAGTGTCATCAAGATGAAAGCCATGCCTTGTTACAATTTAAGGAAGGCTTTGTAATTAGAAAGTTTGCTTCTCACAATTCTCTCAGTTATCCTAAAATTTCATCTTGGAATTCAACCATAAACTGTTGTTCATGGGATGGAATTCGATGTGATCAGAACACAAATCATGTCGTTAGCATTGATCTTAGTAGCAGCATGCTCTATGGTAAAATTCATGCTAATAACAGTCTGTTTCGCCTTGTGCACCTTCGAGTTCTTGATCTTGCAGATAATGATTTCAAATACTCTCGAATCCCATCTAGGATAGGCGAGCTTTCGCagataaaatatttaaaccTTTCTCGTACCAAACTTTTCGGAGAAATTCCACCGCAAGTTTCAAAACTATCCAACTTGTTGTCTCTTGATCTAGGCAACAATTTTGCTGAACCGATTTCAGGAGGTGAAACCGGTTTGTTGCAGCTCGAATTGTCTAGTCTCAGAAGCATCATTCAAAACTTGACAAAACTCGAGATACTTTATCTTAGTTATGTGACTATTTCATCAACTTTACCGAACACACTCTCAAATCTAACTTCGTTGAAAGTACTATCTCTTTACAATTGTGAATTGTATGGTGAATTTCCAGTTGGAATTTTTCATCTACCGAAATTGAGATATTTGGATTTGAGAGATAACCAAAATCTCAAAGGTAGGTTGCCCGAGTTTCAGCCTAATGCACTCACCCAAATAGGACTTGATTCAACTAGCTTCTATGGTACAATACCAGCATCCATTGGAAAAGTTGGTTCTTTAAAAGTACTATCAATTTCAAATTGCAATTTTTTCGGTCCTATTCCTTCTTCACTTGGCAACCTAACACAGCTCACATTCATAAAACTCGGATATAACAAATTTAGAGGAGACCCTTCTGCATCCCTAACAAATCTCACCGAACTAAGCTACTTGTGTCTAGGTTTCAATGAATTTACTATGAAGGAAATCTCTTGGATAGGTAAGGTGTCATCGATCACTTACTTAGATCTATCTGAAGTGAATATTGGCAGCGATATACCATTATCTTTTGCAAACCTCATCCACCTACAATATTTACGCGCAGAAAATAGCAATTTAAGGGGTGAAATTCCATCTTGGATAATGAACCTAACCGATTTAGCATACTTGAACCTTGAACATAATAGCCTTCATGGTGAAATCCCCAAGTCTTTCTTTAGACTTGAGAATCTTGAAAGTATTTCCTTAAGCACTAATTTCTTGCATGGAAAGCTAGAGTTTGACATGTTTCTCAAGttcaaaaagttaatttttctaaatttatcGTTCAACAAATTGTCCTTGCTCGGTGGAAAAAGTTCTTCCAACGTAACTGATTCTCGAATCCATGTTTTACAACTGGCTTCATGCAATTTGGTTGAGATTCCGACATTTATAAGAGATCTTAGTGATTTAGGATGTATTATCCTGTCAAACAACAGTATAACTTCACTACCTAGTTGGTTGTGGAGAAAAACAAGTCTACAAAGCTTAACTGTTTCCCACGGTTCATTGACAGGAGAAATATCCTTGTCCATATGCAATCTCAAATCACTCATGCATCTTGATTTATCGTTCAACAATTTAAGCGGCAATGTTCCTTCATGTCTAGGTAACTTTAGCCACTCTTTAGAAATTTTGATGCtaaaaggaaacaaattatCTGGTCTCATTCCTCAAACATATATGACTCAAAATTCCCTTCAGATGATTGACCTCAGCAACAATAATCTGCAGGGTCAGTTGCCAAGAGCATTGGTTAACTGCAGAAGGCTAGAGTTCTTTGATGTTAGCCATAACAATATCAAAGATTTGTTTCCATTCTGGCTGGGAACTATACCTGAGTTGAAGGTATTGGCTTTGCGTGGCAACGAATTTCATGGACCAATAAAGTGCCCTAGGATTGGAAACATGACATGCTCATTTTCCAAACTTCACATCATTGATCTTTCTTTCAATAAATTCTCTGGAAGTTTGCCTTTAGAAATGATTCAGAGCTGGAAATCAATGAAAGCTTCCAACACAAGTCAATTACAGTACGAGCAGTGGAGACTTTTCTTCCGGACCCAGCAGAAAGGACAATCTTGGACAGAAACAAACACTTATTCGTTCACAATGTCAAATAAAGGGTTAGTGATGGTTTATGAGAGGCTTCAAGAGTTTTATAAAATGATAGCCATTGATATTTCAAGCAACCAAATAAGTGGAGAGATACCAAGAGCGATAGGCGAATTGAAGGGCCTTGTTTTGCTCAACTTGTCAAATAACATCCTTACTGGCAACATACCATCTTCCTTAGGGAAGCTTTCAAACCTTGAAGCACTGGATCTTTCTTTCAACAATCTGTCGGGGAAGATTCCTCAACAGTTAACACACCTTACCTTTTTGGAGTTCCTTAATGTGTCCTTCAACAATCTCTCAGGTCCTATACCGCAGAATCAGCAGTTCTCTACATTTCAAGATAATTCATTTGAAGGCAACCAAGGCTTGTGTGGGGATCAACTGTCGAAGAAGTGCATAGATGATCACGCAGGGCTTTCTTTTTCACCACCTTCTGCCTCTGATAGTTACCATGATGACTCAGAATCTTTGTTTGAATTTGACTGGAAAGTAAGTCTGATTGGGTATGTAGGTGGTCTTGTTGCAGGAGTGGCATTGGGAATCACTTTCAGCCCACAAGTACTAGGATGGATTAATAGGATCTTCTGA
- the LOC120576905 gene encoding uncharacterized protein has product MGDVHIQNHQQQSILLQNSHKNKQQRSIIIPSSPSFLDQQETDFFSMLQLNSTSSPRHRHKTSTKRRSMASSSSERRAKKHSFDQDDLTNNGFSAISLPFSVCGNDLRRCVSTPEKTTAPPEQSNLPAVKEAGLPPLALSLRRSLSADVSQALDTPLPPNLRRSLSADVSQALNTEETTTVDSLRLKRMKDRLREMRQWWDELMNEEEEKVEEQQEEVEELEQKEESPVSEEEKVLSQLQITKPQSPVAEEYNDLPQDGCCEDFEEAVSVEWAEKCISLTFKCPCGKGYELDPWAMITSLMLDSVQNIDPVVSILEYVAVAVSYA; this is encoded by the exons atgggtgATGTTCATattcaaaatcatcaacaacaatccatTTTGCTACAAAAttctcacaaaaacaaacaacaaagatCCATTATCATTCCATCATCTCCATCGTTTCTTGACCAACAAGAAACCGATTTTTTCTCAATGCTGCAACTCAACAGCACTTCTTCACCTCGCCACCGTCACAAAACCTCCACCAAACGTCGTTCAATGGCGTCATCTTCCTCCGAACGACGTGCCAAGAAGCATTCTTTTGACCAAGATGATCTCACCAACAATGGCTTCTCTGCCATTTCACTTCCTTTTAGTGTTTGTGGTAATGATCTTCGTCGCTGTGTCTCCACACCGGAGAAGACTACTGCACCGCCGGAGCAGTCCAATTTACCGGCGGTGAAAGAGGCTGGTTTGCCGCCTTTGGCTCTGAGTCTAAGGAGATCTTTGTCTGCTGATGTTTCTCAAGCTTTGGACACGCCTTTGCCGCCGAATCTAAGGAGATCTTTGTCTGCTGATGTTTCCCAAGCTTTGAACACTGAGGAAACTACTACAGTTGATTCATTG AGGCTAAAAAGGATGAAGGATCGTTTGAGAGAAATGCGACAATGGTGGGATGAACTAATGAATGAAGAGGAGGAAAAAGTAGAAGAACAGcaagaagaagtagaagaacTAGAACAAAAAGAGGAATCTCCTGTTTCTGAAGAGGAAAAAGTTCTATCTCAG TTACAAATTACAAAACCGCAATCTCCTGTTGCTGAAGAGTACAATGACTTACCTCAG GATGGATGTTgtgaagattttgaagaagcTGTGAGTGTAGAGTGGGCTGAAAAATGCATAAGCCTTACTTTCAAGTGTCCATGTGGCAAGGGCTATGAG TTGGATCCTTGGGCGATGATAACAAGTTTAATGTTGGATAGTGTTCAGAATATTGATCCTGTTGTGAGTATTCTTGAGTATGTCGCCGTTGCGGTTAGTTATGCTTAG
- the LOC25497464 gene encoding cationic amino acid transporter 9, chloroplastic isoform X2 gives MGIRSNSPSSSFSSSSSTCCSRFLSSALRSKRVISPSEKTARDNSGHGLSRRLGVFDLILLGIGASIGAGIFVVTGTVAHDVGPAVTLSFIFAGASCVINALCYAELASRFPAVVGGAYLYTYTAFNELTAFLVFSQLMLDYHIGAASIARSLANYIVTFLEIFPVFKDNIPKWIGHGLNIGNVLSINALAPILLILLTLILCLGVRESSAVNSFMTVTKIIIVIVVIFAGAFEVDVSNWSPFVPNGIRPVFTGATVVFFAYVGFDAVANSAEESKKPQRDLPIGIIGSLLVCIALYIGVCLVITGMVPYSLLGEEAPLAEAFKSKGLKFVSVLISIGAIAGLTTALLVGLYVQSRLYLGLGRDGLLPAIFAKVHPKRHTPLHSQIWVGCVASIMAGLLNVRMLSHILSVGTLTGYSVVSACVVVLRWKGKTNIEVSSAKRREGVICLIAVAVSGFAAGLLFRYETSIIFVILAIIVAVGASLALHFRQVYAADSVGFSCPGVPIVPNVCIFFNMFLFGQLHHEAWVRFVILSILMVGVYAIYGQYHADPTADESIVYHEAPEEPPQ, from the exons ATGGGAATTCGTAGcaattctccttcttcttcattttcttcatcatcttctacGTGTTGTTCACGTTTCTTGTCATCGGCACTCCGATCCAAACGCGTCATCTCTCCATCAGAGAAGACAGCTCGCGATAATTCCGGACATGGTCTTTCCCGTCGGCTTGGTGTTTTTGACCTTATACTTCTTGGAATCGGAGCTTCCATCGGTGCCGGTATCTTCGTTGTTACCGGCACCGTTGCTCATGACGTTGGACCTG CGGTAACGTTAAGTTTTATATTTGCTGGAGCATCCTGTGTTATAAATGCACTCTGTTACGCTGAGCTAGCTTCTCGATTTCCTGCTGTTGTTGGAGGAGCGTATCTATATACATATACGGCTTTCAATGAACTTACCgcttttcttgttttttcacAATTAATGCTTGACTATCATATTGGGGCAGCTAGCATAGCAAGAAGTTTAGCAAATTATATTGTTACATTTCTAGAGATCTTCCCTGTTTTCAAAGATAACATTCCAAAATGGATTGGACATGGTCTAAACATCGGAAACGTCTTATCCATCAATGCCTTGGCTCCGATTCTACTAATACTTCTCACTTTAATTCTCTGTCTTGGTGTTAGAGAATCATCGGCTGTGAATTCGTTCATGACAGTGACCAAG ATAATCATTGTTATTGTTGTCATCTTTGCTGGAGCTTTTGAGGTTGATGTTTCCAACTGGTCTCCGTTTGTTCCAAATGGTATAAGACCCGTCTTTACGGGAGCTACTGTAGTCTTCTTTGCGTACGTTGGATTTGATGCAGTTGCCAATTCTGCTGAAGAATCTAAGAAGCCACAG AGGGATTTGCCAATAGGCATAATTGGAAGCCTCTTGGTATGTATTGCATTGTACATTGGAGTATGCTTGGTGATTACTGGAATGGTTCCATACAGTCTTCTAGGAGAAGAAGCTCCTTTGGCTGAAGCATTTAAATCTAAGGGACtaaaatttgtttctgttcTGATTAGCATTGGTGCTATTGCTGGACTTACAACAGCACTCCTCGTTGGTCTCTATGTTCAG TCTCGGCTATATCTTGGACTTGGCAGGGATGGTTTACTACCCGCAATATTTGCTAAAGTTCACCCCAAACGCCACACCCCTCTTCATTCTCAGATTTGGGTTGGCTGTGTTGCCAGTATTATGGCTGGGCTGCTTAACGTGCGCATGCTGTCGCACATTCTTTCTGTTGGTACGCTG ACCGGCTATTCAGTTGTCTCAGCATGTGTTGTTGTACTTCGCTGGAAGGGTAAGACAAATATCGAAGTGTCTTCAGCTAAGCGGCGGGAAGGTGTAATTTGCCTCATTGCTGTTGCTGTTTCTGGATTTGCTGCGGGACTCTTGTTTCGTTATGAAACTTCAATTATCTTTGTGATTCTGGCtataattgttgcagttggtgCTTCTCTTGCTCTTCATTTCCGCCAG GTTTATGCAGCGGATTCAGTAGGGTTTTCTTGCCCTGGAGTTCCTATTGTACCAAATGTTTGCATCTTCTTTAACATGTTCTTATTTGGCCAG TTACATCATGAAGCATGGGTGAGATTTGTGATTCTAAGCATTCTTATGGTCGGTGTTTATGCGATATATGGTCAGTATCATGCTGACCCCACTGCAGATGAGAGTATTGTTTATCATGAAGCTCCAGAGGAACCACCTCAATGA
- the LOC25497464 gene encoding cationic amino acid transporter 9, chloroplastic isoform X1: MGIRSNSPSSSFSSSSSTCCSRFLSSALRSKRVISPSEKTARDNSGHGLSRRLGVFDLILLGIGASIGAGIFVVTGTVAHDVGPAVTLSFIFAGASCVINALCYAELASRFPAVVGGAYLYTYTAFNELTAFLVFSQLMLDYHIGAASIARSLANYIVTFLEIFPVFKDNIPKWIGHGLNIGNVLSINALAPILLILLTLILCLGVRESSAVNSFMTVTKIIIVIVVIFAGAFEVDVSNWSPFVPNGIRPVFTGATVVFFAYVGFDAVANSAEESKKPQRDLPIGIIGSLLVCIALYIGVCLVITGMVPYSLLGEEAPLAEAFKSKGLKFVSVLISIGAIAGLTTALLVGLYVQSRLYLGLGRDGLLPAIFAKVHPKRHTPLHSQIWVGCVASIMAGLLNVRMLSHILSVGTLTGYSVVSACVVVLRWKGKTNIEVSSAKRREGVICLIAVAVSGFAAGLLFRYETSIIFVILAIIVAVGASLALHFRQKTSHNRKKTSDHFMSRTVRHGFVRRRLSTEVYAADSVGFSCPGVPIVPNVCIFFNMFLFGQLHHEAWVRFVILSILMVGVYAIYGQYHADPTADESIVYHEAPEEPPQ; this comes from the exons ATGGGAATTCGTAGcaattctccttcttcttcattttcttcatcatcttctacGTGTTGTTCACGTTTCTTGTCATCGGCACTCCGATCCAAACGCGTCATCTCTCCATCAGAGAAGACAGCTCGCGATAATTCCGGACATGGTCTTTCCCGTCGGCTTGGTGTTTTTGACCTTATACTTCTTGGAATCGGAGCTTCCATCGGTGCCGGTATCTTCGTTGTTACCGGCACCGTTGCTCATGACGTTGGACCTG CGGTAACGTTAAGTTTTATATTTGCTGGAGCATCCTGTGTTATAAATGCACTCTGTTACGCTGAGCTAGCTTCTCGATTTCCTGCTGTTGTTGGAGGAGCGTATCTATATACATATACGGCTTTCAATGAACTTACCgcttttcttgttttttcacAATTAATGCTTGACTATCATATTGGGGCAGCTAGCATAGCAAGAAGTTTAGCAAATTATATTGTTACATTTCTAGAGATCTTCCCTGTTTTCAAAGATAACATTCCAAAATGGATTGGACATGGTCTAAACATCGGAAACGTCTTATCCATCAATGCCTTGGCTCCGATTCTACTAATACTTCTCACTTTAATTCTCTGTCTTGGTGTTAGAGAATCATCGGCTGTGAATTCGTTCATGACAGTGACCAAG ATAATCATTGTTATTGTTGTCATCTTTGCTGGAGCTTTTGAGGTTGATGTTTCCAACTGGTCTCCGTTTGTTCCAAATGGTATAAGACCCGTCTTTACGGGAGCTACTGTAGTCTTCTTTGCGTACGTTGGATTTGATGCAGTTGCCAATTCTGCTGAAGAATCTAAGAAGCCACAG AGGGATTTGCCAATAGGCATAATTGGAAGCCTCTTGGTATGTATTGCATTGTACATTGGAGTATGCTTGGTGATTACTGGAATGGTTCCATACAGTCTTCTAGGAGAAGAAGCTCCTTTGGCTGAAGCATTTAAATCTAAGGGACtaaaatttgtttctgttcTGATTAGCATTGGTGCTATTGCTGGACTTACAACAGCACTCCTCGTTGGTCTCTATGTTCAG TCTCGGCTATATCTTGGACTTGGCAGGGATGGTTTACTACCCGCAATATTTGCTAAAGTTCACCCCAAACGCCACACCCCTCTTCATTCTCAGATTTGGGTTGGCTGTGTTGCCAGTATTATGGCTGGGCTGCTTAACGTGCGCATGCTGTCGCACATTCTTTCTGTTGGTACGCTG ACCGGCTATTCAGTTGTCTCAGCATGTGTTGTTGTACTTCGCTGGAAGGGTAAGACAAATATCGAAGTGTCTTCAGCTAAGCGGCGGGAAGGTGTAATTTGCCTCATTGCTGTTGCTGTTTCTGGATTTGCTGCGGGACTCTTGTTTCGTTATGAAACTTCAATTATCTTTGTGATTCTGGCtataattgttgcagttggtgCTTCTCTTGCTCTTCATTTCCGCCAG AAAACATCTCACAACAGGAAGAAAACAAGTGATCACTTCATGAGCAGGACGGTACGGCATGGCTTCGTGAGAAGAAGATTAAGTACTGAG GTTTATGCAGCGGATTCAGTAGGGTTTTCTTGCCCTGGAGTTCCTATTGTACCAAATGTTTGCATCTTCTTTAACATGTTCTTATTTGGCCAG TTACATCATGAAGCATGGGTGAGATTTGTGATTCTAAGCATTCTTATGGTCGGTGTTTATGCGATATATGGTCAGTATCATGCTGACCCCACTGCAGATGAGAGTATTGTTTATCATGAAGCTCCAGAGGAACCACCTCAATGA
- the LOC120576906 gene encoding uncharacterized protein codes for MEETVHDKWRWLLDPIHGYSVRGVYTFLSSNGAMVNRSSVDDVWHKHIPSKVSLLVWRLLRNRIPTKDNLEQRGVLTSADTFCVFGCDTTESAEHLFLHCSMAGYLWALVSNWLGISFVFAGELRHHCLQFTKMAGMQLLTFSFFRVIWFATI; via the exons ATGGAG GAAACTGTTCATGACAAATGGCGGTGGCTGTTAGATCCCATTCATGGTTACTCGGTGAGGGGAGTCTACACCTTTTTGTCAAGCAATGGCGCTATGGTGAACAGGTCTAGTGTTGATGATGTTTGGCATAAGCATATTCCCTCAAAGGTTTCTTTGTTGGTGTGGCGTTTACTTCGTAACCGAATTCCAACAAAGGACAACTTAGAGCAACGGGGCGTTCTAACTTCGGCTGACACATTTTGTGTGTTTGGGTGTGATACAACAGAGTCAGCGGagcatctttttcttcattgttcAATGGCTGGTTATTTGTGGGCTCTTGTAAGCAATTGGTTAGGTATTTCTTTCGTATTTGCTGGTGAACTTCGACATCACTGTCTCCAGTTCACTAAGATGGCTGGAATGcaacttctcactttttctttcttcagggTTATTTGGTTTGCCACTATTTAg